One genomic window of Aquisalimonas sp. 2447 includes the following:
- a CDS encoding YkgJ family cysteine cluster protein: protein MDCRIGCGACCVAPSISSPLPGMPDGKPAGVPCIHLTADGCCGLFGRPERPAVCEAFQATPALCGSSSDDAFARLAALEAETA from the coding sequence ATGGACTGCCGTATCGGCTGCGGCGCCTGTTGCGTTGCCCCTTCCATCTCATCGCCACTCCCCGGGATGCCCGACGGCAAACCCGCCGGGGTGCCATGCATTCATCTCACCGCGGACGGTTGCTGCGGGCTGTTCGGGCGACCTGAACGGCCGGCCGTCTGCGAGGCGTTCCAGGCGACCCCCGCCCTGTGTGGCAGCAGCAGCGACGATGCCTTCGCGCGCCTGGCTGCCTTGGAGGCCGAGACGGCATGA
- a CDS encoding YeeE/YedE family protein, translated as MAALSASIAGRPGGMNLAGWIAAALVIVGLLYFGQSIGVNQAALFLVGGLLGVALYHAAFGFTSAWRVFITDRRGRGLRAQMIMLAIAVALFFPVLEAGSIFGNNVYGFVAPIGVAVVVGSFLFGVGMQLGGGCASGTLFTAGGGNMRMVVTLIGFILGSVVATHHVHWWWDQPAFDAVSVVNSLGLSGGLALSFALFAAIYGLTVLLEKRRHGGLEQPAAAERAGWTRFLRGPWPLIWGAVALAVLNFITLILAGRPWGITAAFALWGANAFEAVGIQVGHWEYWQLPHNAQALQASVFQDVTSVMNFGLILGALIAASLAGRFAPSLRIPFRPLLAAIIGGILLGYGARLAFGCNIGAYFSGIASGSLHGWVWMIFGFLGNMAGVKLRPWFFGDEAPRTQPSGC; from the coding sequence ATGGCAGCACTGTCCGCATCCATCGCTGGTCGCCCGGGGGGCATGAATCTTGCCGGCTGGATTGCTGCGGCCCTGGTGATCGTCGGGCTGCTCTATTTCGGCCAGAGCATCGGCGTCAACCAGGCGGCGCTGTTCCTGGTGGGTGGGCTGCTCGGTGTGGCGCTTTATCACGCGGCATTCGGCTTCACCTCGGCCTGGCGCGTGTTCATCACTGACCGGCGCGGTCGCGGGCTGCGTGCCCAGATGATCATGCTGGCAATTGCCGTGGCGTTGTTCTTCCCGGTTCTGGAAGCGGGGTCCATCTTCGGCAACAACGTCTACGGTTTTGTCGCGCCCATCGGCGTGGCCGTCGTCGTCGGCTCGTTCCTGTTCGGTGTTGGTATGCAGCTGGGCGGCGGCTGCGCGTCAGGCACGCTATTCACCGCCGGCGGCGGCAACATGCGCATGGTGGTGACTCTCATCGGCTTCATTCTCGGCTCGGTGGTCGCCACACACCACGTGCACTGGTGGTGGGACCAGCCCGCCTTCGATGCCGTCTCCGTGGTCAACAGTCTGGGGCTGAGCGGCGGGCTGGCGCTGAGTTTCGCGCTGTTCGCCGCCATCTACGGCCTGACGGTGCTGCTGGAGAAGCGCCGCCACGGGGGTCTCGAACAGCCTGCTGCCGCGGAGCGTGCCGGCTGGACCCGGTTCCTGCGTGGCCCGTGGCCGCTGATCTGGGGGGCCGTGGCCCTGGCCGTGCTCAATTTCATCACGCTGATTCTGGCCGGCAGACCATGGGGCATTACCGCGGCCTTCGCACTCTGGGGTGCCAATGCCTTCGAGGCAGTGGGAATCCAGGTGGGCCACTGGGAGTACTGGCAACTGCCCCACAACGCCCAGGCCCTGCAGGCCAGCGTCTTCCAGGACGTGACGTCGGTGATGAACTTCGGCCTGATCCTGGGCGCGCTGATCGCTGCATCCCTGGCCGGACGCTTCGCTCCGAGTCTGCGCATCCCTTTCCGGCCGCTACTGGCCGCCATAATTGGCGGGATTCTGCTGGGTTACGGCGCGCGGCTGGCATTCGGCTGCAACATCGGCGCCTATTTCAGCGGCATTGCCTCCGGCAGCCTGCACGGCTGGGTGTGGATGATATTCGGCTTCCTCGGCAACATGGCGGGGGTGAAGCTGCGGCCCTGGTTCTTCGGTGACGAGGCTCCGCGGACCCAGCCCTCCGGCTGCTAA
- a CDS encoding haloacid dehalogenase type II — protein MSRIIAFDVNETLLDLAALDPLFEDIFGAASVRRDWFSQVLQSAMVTTIFGQYHDFSTIAGHALSQMADRHAVRLTQKNRDAISGGLRSLPPHDDVKPALQRLTDSGLRLIALTNSPPQVARAQLDNAGLADLFEDIFSVDAAQTLKPAPEVYNTAARSLLASAQDMRLVAAHAWDVAGAMNAGWDAAFVARPGQVLDPLFTAPDIVGGDLDDVADQILAKDTA, from the coding sequence ATGAGCCGCATCATCGCCTTCGATGTCAACGAAACACTTCTCGATCTCGCCGCCCTGGATCCCCTGTTCGAGGATATTTTCGGTGCGGCTTCGGTGCGCCGCGACTGGTTTTCGCAGGTCCTGCAGTCGGCCATGGTGACCACGATTTTCGGGCAATACCACGATTTCAGCACCATCGCCGGGCACGCCCTCAGCCAGATGGCCGACCGCCACGCAGTGCGCCTGACCCAGAAGAACCGGGACGCCATCAGCGGCGGACTCCGTAGTCTGCCACCCCATGATGACGTCAAACCGGCTCTTCAACGTCTGACCGACAGCGGGTTGCGCCTGATCGCACTCACCAACTCGCCGCCCCAAGTCGCGCGGGCACAGTTGGACAATGCCGGGTTAGCCGATCTCTTCGAGGACATCTTCAGTGTCGATGCCGCGCAAACCCTGAAGCCGGCCCCGGAGGTTTACAACACCGCCGCCCGCAGCCTCCTGGCCAGCGCCCAGGACATGCGCCTGGTTGCCGCCCACGCCTGGGACGTTGCAGGTGCCATGAACGCCGGGTGGGACGCGGCCTTCGTGGCCCGCCCCGGTCAGGTGCTCGACCCGCTGTTTACTGCACCGGACATCGTGGGCGGGGACCTGGACGACGTCGCCGATCAGATCCTGGCCAAAGACACGGCGTAG
- the tsaA gene encoding tRNA (N6-threonylcarbamoyladenosine(37)-N6)-methyltransferase TrmO: MTGPMHTVAVVHGCYPERFGTPRQPGLAPAATAEVRLQSPYDDPEALRGLERYSHVWLLYAFHAKGRRQWTPTVRPPRLGGNRRLGVFATRSPFRPNPLGLSVVTLDAVVTSGHWRGLRISNHDLVDGTPVLDIKPYLPYSDCLPGATGDPEFQRPAAVLEVVFDETLTAAPALEDPQWRALAVETLALDPRPAYRRHGGDGDSYGVRIGAWNVRFRVEDGVARVLAIE, encoded by the coding sequence ATGACCGGCCCCATGCACACGGTGGCGGTAGTCCATGGCTGTTACCCCGAGCGGTTCGGCACGCCCAGACAGCCGGGTCTCGCTCCGGCGGCCACGGCGGAGGTGCGCCTGCAGTCGCCCTATGATGATCCGGAGGCGTTGCGGGGCCTGGAGCGGTATTCCCACGTCTGGTTGCTGTACGCGTTTCATGCCAAAGGCCGCCGCCAGTGGACGCCGACGGTGCGGCCACCGCGGCTGGGGGGCAACCGGCGCCTGGGGGTGTTCGCCACGCGCTCGCCGTTTCGTCCGAATCCGCTGGGCCTGTCAGTGGTGACCCTGGATGCCGTGGTGACCAGCGGCCACTGGCGCGGACTGCGGATAAGCAACCACGATCTGGTGGACGGCACCCCGGTGCTGGATATCAAGCCGTATCTGCCCTACAGCGACTGCCTGCCCGGGGCCACCGGGGACCCGGAGTTCCAGCGGCCGGCTGCGGTGCTCGAAGTGGTCTTCGATGAGACCCTGACGGCCGCTCCGGCGCTGGAGGATCCGCAATGGCGGGCGCTGGCGGTGGAGACCCTGGCCCTGGATCCACGGCCGGCCTATCGTCGACACGGAGGAGACGGCGACAGTTACGGTGTGCGCATCGGCGCCTGGAACGTACGCTTCCGAGTGGAAGACGGGGTGGCCCGGGTGCTGGCCATCGAGTAA
- a CDS encoding ATP-dependent helicase — MLDDDQARVVAHDDGPAAVLAGAGSGKTRCTTERAARRLTEGGIAGESMVLLTFTNKAAGEMRERLQERLPAEVGLPWISTFHSFGNRLLRQHGEAIGVPRNATLMDADDAGRMLDAMLARPFPDKAGRQELVRLYEKITANGLDVTHEADVPELMRLCEEHGLRRDTGRRFRETLRRYEDEKRRASVLDFSDLILLPARLLRSDDGLGERLRGQLRDVTVDEAQDTDAGQFRLLRLLMPASGTVLLVGDDDQAIYEWRHARPENMREFIDTYDAAVYRLERNYRSTDAIVTGGATLVRNNTTRLEKDPYAVRQGSASPLALAEYDDGEAMAEGVAEQLETALRGRRRAEDLAVLYRKNRLARGLEAALLRRGIPYRIKAGTDLLGYADVRMMLAAGRLAANRRDIRALSRVAELIPGLGARSVARLAESKADPLARAAQLAPKAAAAVERLATGLDQLYRAGPPGLLDWCQKDGLFRHWLAQRAQRALKAGRAGGADSVDEALRPALGRMRVIQRAMERRLASLPEDAGLEAQWAAALEVVAAGTDEADAEEGKVTLCTVHGAKGLEWPEVHVYAFSEGLMPMERDGEVENLAEERRLAYVALTRAQDRVMLHHADELDMGVGSGAESMAVSRFLAELGPEETVERSDRRRGRERTQPSRETARDWLAEMRKALQ; from the coding sequence ATGCTTGATGACGACCAGGCACGGGTTGTTGCCCACGACGATGGCCCGGCAGCGGTGCTCGCCGGGGCCGGCTCCGGCAAGACCCGGTGTACCACCGAACGGGCCGCACGCCGGTTGACGGAGGGCGGCATCGCCGGCGAGTCCATGGTGCTGCTTACCTTTACCAACAAGGCCGCCGGCGAGATGCGCGAGCGGCTGCAGGAGCGTTTACCCGCCGAGGTCGGGCTGCCCTGGATCAGCACCTTCCACAGCTTCGGCAACCGTCTGCTGCGTCAGCACGGGGAGGCCATCGGCGTGCCCCGGAACGCCACCCTCATGGACGCCGACGATGCCGGGCGCATGCTCGACGCCATGCTGGCCCGGCCCTTCCCCGACAAGGCCGGCCGCCAGGAGCTGGTGCGGCTGTACGAGAAGATCACGGCCAACGGCCTGGACGTCACCCACGAGGCGGACGTGCCGGAACTCATGCGCCTGTGTGAGGAGCACGGCCTGCGGCGGGATACGGGGCGTCGCTTCCGCGAGACCCTGCGCCGTTACGAGGACGAGAAGCGCCGCGCCAGTGTGCTGGATTTCTCCGACCTGATTCTGTTGCCGGCGCGGCTGTTGCGCAGCGATGACGGGCTGGGCGAGCGCCTGCGTGGCCAGTTGCGCGATGTCACCGTGGACGAGGCCCAGGACACGGACGCCGGCCAGTTCCGGCTGCTGCGGCTGCTGATGCCGGCCAGCGGCACGGTGCTCCTGGTGGGCGATGATGACCAGGCCATCTACGAGTGGCGGCACGCGCGGCCAGAGAACATGCGGGAGTTCATCGACACCTATGACGCCGCCGTCTACCGGCTTGAGCGCAACTACCGCTCCACCGACGCCATTGTCACCGGCGGGGCGACGCTGGTGCGCAACAACACCACCCGGCTGGAGAAGGACCCGTACGCCGTGCGTCAAGGCAGCGCATCGCCGCTGGCGCTCGCCGAGTACGATGACGGGGAGGCCATGGCCGAGGGCGTCGCGGAACAGCTGGAGACCGCATTGCGCGGGCGCCGCCGGGCTGAGGATCTGGCCGTGCTCTACCGCAAGAATCGCCTCGCCCGCGGACTGGAGGCGGCACTACTGCGCCGGGGCATTCCCTACCGCATCAAGGCGGGCACCGACCTGCTGGGGTACGCCGATGTCCGCATGATGCTGGCCGCGGGACGACTGGCCGCCAACCGGCGGGACATCCGCGCGCTGTCGCGGGTGGCCGAGCTCATCCCCGGCCTGGGCGCCCGCAGCGTCGCGCGGTTGGCGGAGAGCAAGGCCGACCCCCTGGCGCGGGCCGCGCAGCTGGCGCCCAAGGCCGCCGCGGCGGTGGAGCGCCTGGCCACCGGCCTGGATCAGCTCTACCGCGCCGGCCCGCCGGGGCTGCTGGACTGGTGCCAGAAGGACGGGCTGTTCCGTCACTGGCTGGCCCAGCGTGCGCAGCGTGCTCTGAAGGCCGGGCGCGCCGGCGGCGCCGACAGCGTCGACGAAGCGCTGCGCCCGGCTCTGGGTCGCATGCGCGTGATCCAGCGGGCCATGGAGCGGCGGCTGGCCTCACTGCCTGAGGATGCCGGCCTGGAAGCCCAGTGGGCGGCAGCCCTGGAGGTGGTGGCTGCGGGTACCGATGAGGCGGATGCCGAGGAGGGCAAGGTCACCCTGTGTACCGTGCATGGTGCTAAGGGCCTGGAGTGGCCCGAGGTCCATGTCTACGCCTTCTCCGAGGGGCTCATGCCCATGGAGCGGGACGGGGAAGTGGAGAATCTGGCCGAGGAGCGACGGCTGGCCTACGTGGCCCTGACCCGCGCTCAGGATCGGGTGATGCTGCACCACGCCGATGAGCTGGACATGGGCGTCGGCTCCGGCGCCGAGTCCATGGCCGTGTCCCGGTTCCTCGCCGAGCTGGGGCCCGAGGAGACCGTCGAACGCAGCGATCGCCGACGGGGCCGGGAACGTACCCAGCCGTCCCGGGAGACCGCCCGGGACTGGCTGGCGGAGATGCGCAAGGCGCTGCAATGA
- a CDS encoding tRNA(Met) cytidine acetyltransferase TmcA — MITGGPAELGTLARQLREEARGVGQRRAVILAGAAEWGRQQAVAMLDAAGLERGQVLWAGEAAPEGSIACAPDGLLAHLGTESDALVVDAHAGLDPDGLGAGVGTVRGGGLVMLLTPPLEEWPAYADPQADRLVVDGYGAEALTGRFLAWLAATFRADPWTVVLEQGHTCPEVQPLPGFSAEPSTPDDPDCITADQATAVAAVLRTATGHRRRPTVLTADRGRGKSAALGIAAGRLLRDRGGLIVVTGPRRGAVEPVLSHAARVLGVASGRTEVVAPDGARLRFLLPGEIAASEETPALVLVDEAAALPADTLGRLLQQHSRIVFATTVHGYEGSGRGFALRFQDVLDASSPRRQYVTLNAPVRWQSRDPVEALVFRALVLDADLPALGEETATEVPRVERVERDRLLTEPELLRALFGLLVHAHYRTRPLDLRNLLDGPNLNLYLLWQAQDLVGTALVAAEGGFDAITSRAIWAGERRPQGHLLPQSLAAHVGLPNGARARVARIMRIAVHPRRQGRGLGSALVDVVARDAATAGLDMVGASFGATPDLLRFWERCGCRPLRLGVRRDAASGTHSAVVARSLGDGGDQLLEQGRARMARDLPGQLADALAVVEPDLVLPLLATLDVPEPDAEDWLDVVGFATGQRAFEVSLTGLHRVVLRALSRSEVRTHLERHEQTALVARVLQRRPWAEAARLAGEFGRPGLVQVMRRGLARLIPVHAPAAARGVIPDR; from the coding sequence ATGATCACCGGCGGACCCGCGGAGCTCGGCACCCTGGCGCGACAGCTGCGGGAGGAGGCCCGGGGCGTCGGGCAGCGGCGTGCCGTCATTCTCGCCGGTGCGGCGGAGTGGGGGCGCCAGCAGGCCGTCGCCATGCTGGATGCAGCAGGGCTCGAGCGGGGTCAGGTGCTCTGGGCGGGCGAGGCGGCGCCCGAGGGCAGCATTGCCTGCGCGCCGGACGGGCTGCTCGCGCATCTTGGAACGGAGTCCGATGCCCTGGTTGTGGATGCCCACGCCGGGCTGGATCCGGACGGTCTGGGCGCCGGCGTTGGCACGGTACGGGGCGGCGGCCTGGTGATGTTACTGACGCCGCCGCTGGAGGAGTGGCCTGCGTATGCCGACCCTCAGGCGGACCGACTTGTGGTGGACGGCTATGGCGCAGAGGCGCTGACGGGGCGATTCCTGGCCTGGCTGGCGGCCACCTTCAGGGCCGACCCCTGGACCGTCGTGCTGGAACAGGGACACACCTGTCCGGAAGTGCAGCCGCTGCCCGGGTTCTCCGCTGAACCATCGACGCCCGACGATCCCGACTGTATCACGGCAGACCAGGCCACCGCGGTCGCCGCCGTGTTGCGCACGGCGACGGGGCATCGCCGTCGCCCCACGGTCCTCACCGCGGATCGAGGTCGCGGCAAATCGGCCGCCCTGGGCATCGCTGCCGGTCGCCTGCTGCGTGACCGTGGGGGACTGATCGTAGTCACCGGCCCGCGTCGGGGCGCGGTGGAGCCGGTGCTGAGCCACGCCGCCCGGGTTCTGGGGGTGGCGTCGGGACGCACCGAGGTGGTCGCGCCGGACGGGGCACGGCTGCGGTTCCTGCTGCCCGGGGAGATTGCCGCCAGCGAGGAAACGCCCGCTCTGGTGCTCGTGGACGAGGCAGCAGCACTGCCGGCGGACACGCTTGGGCGGCTGCTGCAGCAGCACAGCCGCATTGTCTTTGCCACCACCGTGCACGGTTACGAGGGCAGTGGGCGTGGCTTCGCATTGCGCTTCCAGGATGTGCTGGACGCGAGCAGTCCGCGGAGGCAGTACGTCACGCTGAATGCGCCGGTGCGCTGGCAATCCCGCGATCCGGTGGAGGCGTTGGTGTTCCGCGCCCTGGTGCTGGATGCCGATCTGCCGGCGCTGGGAGAGGAAACGGCGACGGAGGTGCCACGGGTCGAGCGCGTTGAGCGCGATCGATTGCTGACTGAGCCGGAGTTGCTGCGGGCACTGTTCGGTCTGCTGGTCCACGCCCACTACCGCACGCGGCCGCTGGATCTGCGCAACCTGCTGGATGGTCCCAATCTGAACCTCTATCTCCTGTGGCAGGCGCAGGACCTGGTGGGTACGGCCCTGGTGGCCGCCGAGGGTGGTTTCGACGCAATCACCAGTCGCGCCATCTGGGCCGGAGAGCGCCGGCCGCAGGGGCATCTGCTGCCGCAGTCCCTGGCGGCCCATGTCGGGCTTCCGAATGGCGCCCGTGCCCGTGTCGCCCGGATCATGCGGATCGCCGTTCATCCCCGGCGCCAGGGTCGTGGTCTGGGCAGCGCGTTGGTCGACGTTGTGGCCAGGGACGCGGCCACGGCGGGCCTGGACATGGTCGGCGCCAGTTTCGGCGCCACCCCGGACTTGCTGCGCTTCTGGGAGCGCTGCGGATGCCGCCCCCTGCGCCTGGGCGTGCGTCGTGACGCGGCCAGCGGCACCCACTCGGCAGTCGTGGCGCGAAGCCTCGGTGACGGCGGTGATCAGCTGCTGGAGCAGGGGCGGGCCCGCATGGCAAGGGATCTACCGGGCCAGCTGGCGGATGCCCTCGCAGTGGTCGAGCCGGACCTGGTATTGCCGCTGCTGGCGACTCTCGATGTGCCGGAGCCCGACGCCGAGGACTGGCTGGATGTAGTGGGTTTTGCCACGGGACAGCGTGCCTTCGAAGTCTCTCTCACCGGGCTCCACCGGGTGGTGCTCCGGGCGTTGAGCCGTAGCGAGGTCCGCACCCACCTGGAGCGCCATGAGCAGACGGCCCTGGTGGCTCGTGTGCTCCAGCGCCGCCCCTGGGCGGAGGCCGCCCGGCTGGCCGGCGAGTTTGGCCGGCCGGGGCTGGTCCAGGTGATGCGCCGGGGGCTGGCGCGATTGATTCCGGTCCATGCCCCCGCCGCCGCCCGCGGCGTTATTCCAGATCGATGA
- a CDS encoding LLM class flavin-dependent oxidoreductase, whose product MSRLGDIPVSILDLASIVEGGSPADAFARTVDLAQEADRLGFHRLWLAEHHNLDGIASAATVVLIGHVAGKTTRLRVGSGGIMLPNHAPLVVAEQFGTLETLYPGRIDLGLGRAPGTDGVTARALRGANASLEPDFAELLAELHGYLAPARDGQRVRAIPGQGLDHIPVWLLGSSGYSAQLAGQLGLPFAFASHFAPRHVHEALALYREVFRPSEVLERPHAMVAMNVIVADTNAEAEHLATSIRQRFLRMVRNQRGRLQPPVPDMEALWSRQEKAMVEATLSASAFGAAGTVTDQVDAFLASTGADELIITTDVHDPAARLDSLRRFAELAMPDGAVAAGG is encoded by the coding sequence GGCATCCATTGTTGAAGGCGGTTCGCCGGCGGACGCCTTTGCCCGCACCGTCGACCTCGCGCAGGAGGCGGACCGACTCGGTTTTCACCGGCTCTGGCTGGCAGAGCACCACAATCTGGATGGCATCGCCAGTGCCGCCACGGTGGTGCTCATCGGCCATGTCGCAGGGAAGACCACCCGCCTCCGCGTCGGCTCCGGCGGCATCATGCTGCCCAACCATGCGCCGCTGGTGGTGGCGGAACAGTTCGGCACCCTGGAGACACTCTACCCGGGGCGTATCGATCTGGGGCTCGGGCGGGCACCCGGCACCGACGGCGTCACGGCCCGCGCCCTGCGCGGCGCCAATGCCAGCCTGGAACCGGATTTCGCCGAACTGCTGGCGGAGTTGCACGGCTATCTGGCGCCGGCACGGGATGGCCAGCGGGTCCGCGCCATTCCGGGCCAGGGCCTGGATCACATCCCCGTCTGGCTGCTGGGCTCCAGTGGCTACAGCGCCCAGCTGGCCGGTCAGCTGGGTCTGCCCTTCGCCTTTGCCAGCCATTTCGCACCCCGGCATGTCCATGAGGCGCTGGCCCTTTACCGGGAGGTCTTCCGGCCCTCGGAGGTGCTGGAACGGCCGCACGCCATGGTGGCCATGAATGTCATCGTGGCTGACACGAACGCTGAAGCGGAGCATCTCGCCACGTCCATCCGCCAGCGTTTCCTGCGCATGGTGCGCAACCAGCGCGGCCGACTGCAGCCGCCGGTGCCGGACATGGAGGCGCTTTGGTCACGCCAGGAGAAGGCGATGGTGGAAGCCACGCTCAGCGCCAGCGCCTTCGGGGCCGCCGGGACGGTCACGGACCAGGTCGACGCGTTTCTCGCCAGCACCGGCGCCGACGAGCTCATCATCACCACCGATGTCCACGACCCGGCGGCACGCCTGGACTCACTGCGCCGGTTCGCGGAACTCGCCATGCCGGACGGCGCGGTCGCGGCGGGCGGCTGA
- a CDS encoding ChaN family lipoprotein, whose protein sequence is MRQLARYLVCMLVAMTVTPAMAGGDRAGTWCEPGGERVQDAALYRDLARQDVILLGERHDRMEHHRWQLSTIAQLRAHRNDLVIALEMLPRQAQPALDGWLDGELDEDAFLAASDWYTHWGYHPDLYLPILHFARLHGIPLRAVNLDRSLVQRIGAEGWEAVPTDERYDVGPASAPADEYRERLQASFEGHAQRGMGGSAEAFVRAQLARDRAMAEGVVSALDAGDEPPLVVLLAGSGHMEYGHGVPEQLRDLGIDDVAVLLPRDSGAACASLEPDLARAAFLLSGDQRHELQVVRLGVVPEDGDDGVYLSHVAEDSVAAAAELRDGDVIVRAAGRELQSADQLRRLVHQQNPGTWMPLTRLRDGEETEVIARFPATRRD, encoded by the coding sequence ATGCGTCAGCTGGCGAGATACCTTGTGTGCATGCTGGTGGCCATGACCGTGACTCCGGCGATGGCTGGCGGTGACCGGGCCGGAACCTGGTGTGAACCTGGCGGTGAGCGCGTGCAGGATGCCGCCCTGTACCGCGATCTGGCCCGGCAGGACGTGATTCTGCTGGGGGAGCGTCACGACCGCATGGAGCACCACCGCTGGCAGTTGTCCACCATTGCGCAGTTGCGCGCACATCGAAATGACCTGGTCATTGCCCTGGAGATGCTGCCGCGCCAGGCGCAGCCGGCGCTGGATGGCTGGCTGGACGGTGAGTTGGACGAGGATGCGTTTCTGGCGGCCAGCGACTGGTACACCCACTGGGGCTACCACCCGGACCTGTACCTGCCCATCCTCCATTTCGCGAGACTGCACGGTATCCCGTTGCGGGCCGTGAATCTGGACCGATCACTGGTGCAGCGCATCGGTGCCGAGGGCTGGGAGGCCGTTCCCACCGATGAGCGCTACGACGTGGGACCGGCGTCAGCACCGGCGGATGAGTACCGTGAACGCCTGCAGGCATCCTTCGAAGGGCACGCCCAACGCGGCATGGGAGGATCAGCGGAGGCCTTCGTGCGGGCGCAGCTGGCCCGCGATCGCGCCATGGCGGAGGGTGTCGTGTCCGCTCTGGATGCCGGTGATGAACCGCCGCTGGTGGTGCTGCTGGCCGGCAGTGGGCACATGGAATACGGCCACGGCGTGCCGGAGCAACTACGGGATCTCGGCATCGATGACGTTGCGGTGCTGTTGCCACGGGATTCCGGTGCGGCGTGTGCGTCCCTGGAACCGGACCTGGCGCGAGCAGCCTTCCTGCTGAGCGGAGACCAGCGCCATGAGCTGCAGGTCGTGCGCCTGGGTGTGGTGCCCGAGGACGGGGACGACGGGGTGTATCTGTCTCATGTGGCCGAGGATTCCGTCGCTGCAGCCGCGGAACTTCGGGACGGCGACGTCATTGTCCGGGCCGCGGGGCGGGAGTTGCAATCCGCGGACCAGCTACGCCGGCTGGTGCATCAGCAGAATCCCGGAACCTGGATGCCGTTGACGCGCCTGCGTGACGGCGAGGAAACCGAAGTCATTGCCCGGTTCCCCGCCACGCGGCGTGACTGA
- a CDS encoding NADPH:quinone reductase, translating to MRAACYERVGPASEVLQLVDIPTPTPGVGEVRVRLQCSGVNPSDVKTRAGARSRDLPFPRIIPHSDGAGVIDAVGDGVTQLEPGDRVWVWNAAWGRPDGTAAEFVVLPAEQAVPLPANTGPEAGACLGIPALTAWHAVHCHGGVRGQTVLIPGGAGAVAYYAIQMARDAGAARVLSTVSSEAKAEIAREAGAEAVFNYREQDVAAEVMEVTGGVGADRIIELEFAANAATDVAAVRANGLIVAFGANAGEVHIPFFPSILKNVLLQFFIVYNLPPEDRAAATAGVTDLLERGVLRHRIAERLPLAEIATAHDHVESGAVAGNVIIDLE from the coding sequence ATGCGCGCAGCCTGTTACGAACGAGTCGGTCCGGCATCCGAGGTACTGCAGCTGGTGGACATTCCCACGCCGACGCCCGGGGTCGGTGAAGTCCGGGTGCGTCTGCAGTGCAGCGGCGTGAACCCGTCCGATGTCAAGACGAGGGCCGGCGCCCGCAGCCGCGACCTGCCGTTCCCGCGCATCATTCCCCACAGTGACGGCGCCGGCGTCATCGATGCCGTCGGTGACGGCGTCACACAGCTTGAACCCGGCGATCGGGTCTGGGTCTGGAACGCGGCCTGGGGCCGGCCCGACGGCACTGCCGCCGAATTCGTCGTATTGCCGGCGGAGCAGGCGGTGCCGCTGCCGGCCAATACTGGCCCCGAGGCCGGGGCCTGCCTCGGTATTCCCGCCCTGACGGCATGGCATGCGGTGCACTGCCACGGCGGCGTGCGCGGTCAGACCGTGTTGATTCCCGGTGGCGCGGGGGCGGTGGCCTACTATGCCATTCAGATGGCACGGGATGCCGGCGCGGCACGGGTCCTGAGCACGGTGAGTTCGGAGGCCAAGGCAGAGATTGCCCGTGAGGCGGGTGCGGAGGCCGTGTTCAACTACCGGGAGCAAGACGTGGCGGCAGAGGTCATGGAGGTCACGGGAGGCGTCGGCGCGGACCGGATCATCGAACTGGAATTCGCAGCCAACGCCGCTACGGACGTGGCCGCGGTGCGCGCGAACGGCCTGATTGTTGCCTTTGGCGCCAACGCCGGCGAGGTTCACATCCCGTTCTTCCCGTCCATTCTCAAGAACGTGCTGCTGCAGTTCTTCATTGTCTACAATCTGCCTCCGGAGGACCGGGCGGCGGCCACCGCCGGCGTCACCGACCTGCTGGAGCGCGGGGTGCTGCGTCACCGCATCGCGGAACGGCTGCCGCTGGCAGAGATCGCCACCGCCCACGACCATGTGGAATCCGGTGCGGTCGCGGGCAACGTGATCATCGATCTGGAATAA